One genomic segment of Huiozyma naganishii CBS 8797 chromosome 8, complete genome includes these proteins:
- the CDC16 gene encoding anaphase promoting complex subunit CDC16 (similar to Saccharomyces cerevisiae CDC16 (YKL022C); ancestral locus Anc_2.665) — protein sequence MRNPMSPGDTPSQRHSTLTISPFISNRSARNHSTSQHQIPAASHGDRLNGERTDPPAAGNRSLSGALNPFHTLINSPLGQKVTKTLSVSSFNTPHQVKVHNGGGNNTSRNNMFGYTVPSTLRKVSLQREYKDPSNFIPKGSSAPQQQDLPGDPSTTTLTTNTVATTAANEIDISELSSVDKLRYWRHDALMQHMLTTAEYVGDKVYSITGDPNDAFWLAQVYYNKGEYIRAINYMAIDSLDSVNVMCRYLMGLCLIELQRYDDALDVVGETNPYASEEIPSAHISEDTETSRSQETTDGGVKLESSLCFLRGKIFCALNNFSSAKDAFKEAIAIDVKNFEAFNELTSKSLLTPQQEWDLIETLDFSILDDNEDIIKNFYVLRLSKLINKERTEAAQRLLAEEYNLDSNVDYIHSNIEILFSQCKFGECLHVCEAYLSKDEFNPKILPIYISCLYEVSAKNKLFLLSHQLTEKFPKKAISWFSVATYYMCMSKLQEARTFFAKSSMLDPTFAPAWLGFAHTYALEGEQDQALSAYSTAARFFPGSHLPNLFLGMQYMSSNTLSLAEEYFTLAYDICDRDPLVLNEMGVMYYKKEDYEKSKKFLKRAAEETRELDSNSKTAISIQTNLGHTYKKLGDYEHAIKCFKYILEDSERDVDTYCTLGFLYLKTNQLQKAVDILHRALAIEPSNQNANEMLVRALELNVAKELDSDHPLVMNSYEMNPLKNRDNTALSRKRTLMPFLQSSGLSKRSKRNEHGPIESPLEGPSKVPSTETNNEMMDLE from the coding sequence ATGAGGAATCCAATGTCTCCCGGGGACACACCATCACAAAGGCACTCGACACTGACAATATCTCCTTTCATTTCGAATAGAAGCGCGAGAAATCACTCAACGTCACAACACCAGATACCCGCAGCATCGCATGGTGACCGACTCAATGGCGAACGCACAGATCCACCAGCAGCGGGAAATAGATCACTCTCCGGGGCACTTAACCCTTTTCATACATTGATAAACAGTCCATTGGGTCAGAAAGTCACCAAAACCCTGTCCGTCTCCTCATTCAACACTCCACACCAAGTCAAGGTGCATAACGGAGGGGGAAACAACACATCTAGAAATAACATGTTTGGCTACACTGTACCGTCAACATTACGAAAGGTTTCATTACAGCGGGAATACAAAGACCCTTCTAATTTTATCCCAAAGGGGAGTTCCGcaccacaacaacaagacTTACCTGGAGACCCatccacaacaacactAACTACAAACACGGTAGCTACAACAGCGGCTAATGAGATTGACATTTCTGAGTTATCATCTGTAGACAAACTAAGGTATTGGAGACATGACGCACTGATGCAGCATATGCTGACAACTGCAGAGTACGTGGGAGATAAGGTGTACAGTATTACAGGGGATCCGAACGATGCATTTTGGCTGGCACAAGTGTACTATAACAAAGGCGAATACATTCGTGCTATAAATTACATGGCAATTGACAGTTTGGACTCAGTAAATGTCATGTGCCGGTATTTGATGGGATTATGTCTAATTGAGCTACAGAGGTATGACGATGCTTTAGATGTAGTGGGGGAAACTAACCCATATGCTAGTGAAGAAATTCCATCTGCTCATATATCCGAGGATACTGAAACCTCTAGGAGTCAAGAGACTACTGACGGTGGTGTAAAACTAGAATCATCACTATGCTTTCTAAGAGGGAAGATATTTTGTGCACTCAATAACTTCTCCAGCGCAAAGGATGCATTCAAAGAGGCAATAGCGATAGATGTGAAAAACTTTGAGGCTTTTAACGAATTGACCAGTAAAAGTCTCCTAACACCTCAACAAGAATGGGATCTCATCGAGACTCTGGATTTCAGTATCTTAGACGACAACGAGGACATAATAAAAAACTTCTATGTTTTGAGACTGTCTAAACTGATCAATAAAGAAAGGACAGAGGCGGCCCAGCGGTTGTTGGCAGAGGAGTACAACTTGGACTCTAACGTGGATTATATCCACAGTaatattgaaattttgttttctcAATGCAAGTTTGGAGAGTGCCTCCACGTGTGTGAAGCATATTTGTCAAAGGACGAGTTCAACCCGAAGATTTTACCAATCTACATTTCTTGTCTCTATGAAGTCTCTGCCAAAAACAAATTATTTTTACTTTCCCATCAATTAACAGAGAAGTTCCCCAAGAAAGCAATAAGTTGGTTTAGTGTAGCAACTTACTACATGTGTATGAGCAAGTTGCAAGAGGCCAGAACGTTTTTTGCAAAGTCCTCGATGCTGGACCCAACATTTGCACCGGCATGGCTGGGGTTTGCTCATACTTATGCATTGGAGGGAGAACAGGATCAAGCGTTGTCCGCATACTCTACCGCAGCAAGGTTCTTTCCAGGAAGTCATTTGCCAAATTTATTTTTAGGAATGCAGTACATGTCTTCCAATACGCTGAGTTTGGCGGAGGAGTATTTCACTTTGGCTTATGATATTTGCGATCGTGACCCGCTAGTATTGAATGAAATGGGGGTGATGTATTACAAGAAAGAAGATTATGAAAAGTCAAAGAAGTTTCTGAAGAGAGCCGCTGAAGAAACACGGGAATTAGACTCAAATTCCAAGACGGCAATCTCAATCCAGACAAATCTAGGTCATACATATAAGAAACTGGGTGATTATGAACATGCCATCAAATGTTTCAAGTACATTTTAGAGGATTCTGAGAGAGACGTGGATACATATTGTACTTTGGGTTTCCTATATCTGAAGACTAATCAGCTACAAAAAGCAGTTGATATTTTGCATAGAGCATTAGCTATTGAACCGTCCAATCAAAATGCAAATGAGATGTTGGTTCGTGCATTGGAATTAAACGTAGCGAAAGAATTGGACAGCGACCATCCTTTAGTAATGAACAGTTATGAAATGAATCCCTTGAAGAATAGGGACAACACTGCGCTTAGTAGGAAGCGCACACTCATGCCATTTCTTCAGTCATCCGGGCTTTCAAAACGGTCGAAGAGGAATGAGCATGGCCCAATCGAAAGCCCTTTGGAAGGCCCCTCGAAAGTCCCAAGCACCGAAACCAATAACGAAATGATGGATTTAGAGTGA
- the KNAG0H00170 gene encoding saccharopine dehydrogenase (similar to Saccharomyces cerevisiae LYS1 (YIR034C); ancestral locus Anc_2.664), translating into MTVTLHLRAETKPLEARAALTPTTVKELLAEGFKIYVEDSPQSIFDIDEYRRAGAEIVPAGSWIAAPRDRIIIGLKEMPDEDTFPLVQEHIQFAHCYKDQQGWKDVLRRFINGKGMLYDLEFLEDDNGRRVAAFGFYAGFAGAAIGCMDWAFKQTHSDNEDLGGVNPYPNEDALIKDVKQRLSGAFKKGAKKPTVLIIGAKGRCGSGAVDLLHKVGIPDGNISKWDIEETSKGGPFREIAQTDIFINCIYLSKPIPPFINYDLLNKKDRRLRTVVDVSADTTNPHNPIPIYEIATVFNKPTVKVPTTVGPKLSVVSIDHLPSLLPREASESFVRDLLPSLKDLPNRRVSPVWVKAERLFNRHCARAERSSRL; encoded by the coding sequence ATGACTGTAACTCTACACCTAAGAGCTGAAACAAAACCATTGGAAGCGCGTGCTGCGCTGACACCAACAACCGTGAAAGAGCTTCTTGCTGAAGGGTTCAAGATATATGTCGAGGACTCTCCACAATCCATCTTCGACATAGACGAATACAGGAGGGCCGGTGCGGAAATTGTTCCTGCAGGCTCTTGGATTGCAGCTCCTCGCGACAGAATCATTATTGGATTGAAGGAAATGCCAGATGAGGATACATTCCCGCTTGTTCAGGAACATATCCAATTTGCACACTGCTATAAGGACCAACAGGGCTGGAAAGATGTTCTGCGCAGGTTCATCAACGGGAAAGGTATGCTTTACGATCTAGagtttttggaagatgACAATGGTCGTAGAGTTGCTGCCTTCGGGTTTTATGCGGGCTTTGCTGGTGCGGCTATAGGTTGTATGGATTGGGCTTTCAAACAAACGCATTCTGACAACGAGGACTTAGGTGGAGTTAACCCATACCCGAATGAAGATGCATTGATCAAGGATGTGAAACAAAGACTGTCTGGTGCATTCAAAAAAGGTGCCAAAAAACCCACCGTACTAATAATTGGTGCTAAAGGTAGATGCGGGTCTGGTGCGGTAGACTTGTTACACAAGGTCGGTATCCCAGATGGAAACATATCGAAATGGGATATAGAGGAAACCTCCAAGGGTGGCCCATTTAGAGAAATTGCCCAGACGGatatcttcatcaactGTATCTATCTTTCCAAGCCAATTCCGCCATTTATCAATTACGACCTGTTAAACAAGAAGGATAGACGATTAAGAACCGTCGTTGACGTTTCTGCCGATACCACGAACCCACATAACCCAATACCGATTTACGAAATTGCAAccgtgttcaacaagcCAACCGTGAAGGTACCTACCACAGTAGGCCCCAAGCTGTCGGTAGTATCGATAGATCATTTACCGTCACTGCTGCCAAGAGAAGCATCAGAGTCTTTTGTCCGTGATCTACTGCCCTCTCTAAAAGACCTACCAAACAGGCGTGTTTCCCCAGTGTGGGTCAAAGCCGAAAGACTATTCAACAGGCATTGTGCCCGTGCTGAAAGATCATCCAGGTTATGA
- the MAK11 gene encoding Mak11p (similar to Saccharomyces cerevisiae MAK11 (YKL021C); ancestral locus Anc_2.663), whose product MASNQYRIIVGSYDHNLMCLSLDLSSASEPLFTPIFHFQAHALSVKCLDVSKRYLVSGSNDEHIRIYDLQKRKELGTLLAHQGSITALKFSSGESNGKWMLSSSEDNKIIIWRVKDWENYGVLKGHLKRVNDIAIHPSSRVAVSVSDDHSIRLWNLMTMKKAAVLKLRKYDQNGQFVRWTDNGDHFAVALMTKLLIFSTANAKVHFEVDISKKTIMHLETVKLGDEDREYLVVGLSDGNVQFYPVDELIKEEPTITEPEFSLLGHSNRIKDFKFYPNDFGTYLITIGSDGRIVVWDMKTKDQVAVYDCGERLNCLAVCDESVEKYETVRKRGLEDVEQSEAEVSDTEELKKVMFGDKKKKKKTGKKSKNAKTRKYRSSLNSVRKDFPFN is encoded by the coding sequence ATGGCGAGTAATCAGTACAGAATCATTGTTGGGTCTTATGACCACAATTTGATGTGTTTGTCGCTGGATTTGTCCTCGGCATCCGAGCCACTTTTCACACCTATCTTCCATTTCCAAGCACATGCCTTAAGTGTAAAATGTCTTGATGTCTCTAAGAGATATCTAGTTTCTGGATCCAATGACGAGCATATTAGAATTTATGATCTGCAAAAGAGAAAGGAGTTAGGCACCTTGTTAGCCCACCAAGGTTCTATTACAGCattgaaattttccagTGGGGAAAGCAACGGTAAATGGATGTTATCTTCTTCGGAGGACAACAAAATTATTATATGGAGGGTAAAGGACTGGGAAAACTACGGTGTTTTGAAAGGCCATTTGAAAAGAGTTAATGATATCGCTATCCATCCTTCCAGCCGTGTTGCAGTCAGTGTTTCGGACGATCATTCTATCAGACTGTGGAATTTGATGACAATGAAGAAAGCTGCAGTTTTGAAACTAAGGAAGTACGATCAGAATGGGCAATTTGTTAGATGGACGGACAATGGGGACCATTTCGCTGTAGCCCTGATGACGAAACTGCTGATTTTTTCCACTGCTAATGCAAAAGTACATTTCGAAGTTGATATTAGCAAGAAGACAATTATGCATTTAGAAACCGTGAAACTTGGAGATGAGGATAGAGAGTACTTAGTGGTTGGTTTGAGTGATGGTAACGTTCAATTTTACCCAGTGGATGAGTTGATAAAAGAGGAGCCCACGATAACGGAGCCAGAATTCTCTCTTTTAGGGCATAGCAACCGTATTAAGGACTTTAAGTTTTATCCTAACGATTTCGGCACCTATTTGATTACGATCGGTTCCGATGGGAGAATAGTCGTTTGGGACATGAAGACGAAGGATCAGGTGGCTGTTTACGACTGTGGGGAAAGACTAAACTGTTTGGCTGTATGTGATGAATCCGTGGAGAAGTATGAAACAGTGAGAAAGAGAGGGTTGGAAGACGTCGAACAGAGTGAGGCTGAGGTCAGTGATACCGAAGAATTAAAGAAGGTGATGTTTGGtgacaagaaaaagaagaagaagacggGCAAGAAGAGTAAGAATGcgaaaacaagaaagtaTCGATCGAGCTTGAATAGTGTAAGAAAGGATTTCCCTTTCAATTAA
- the SPT23 gene encoding Spt23p (similar to Saccharomyces cerevisiae MGA2 (YIR033W) and SPT23 (YKL020C); ancestral locus Anc_2.662) has protein sequence MLHETAATNTNNAPLETDLDCVLDEFLGEFLYLSRDSERGELLNLTNSNEDDGSVSGTTAVPSFYESLSFRKAVSIKTSAPTDQSKVAQINEQHLSVQMTTSNLPSYSRVENQIKLDVKLVSNTGELADKLYAYLPADCIAKEKFYLDESNVPTKVKKSVLYVEAFLLTYPSEKATYVCDRCVQREQRRASRRKSGLCDNVAWCANPNRSAVIFNNKQLLKLESSGPNEINFQLNTRIVCYCRHHKSPLGFHILFLIRDCNQNIIAKHTTTPIIIMDKKTPTRAPTGEKQSFFDHKGTLRPQVRSCKTPNDYPDSISMPFHNSIPSPTSQSDDNLYADNLRAIDINTIDSNWNDYHSHLGSNKNNIISPVSEINTVAKGTTGLELPIASAEPLKKRKKTYSASPVSSVSSVTSEPLSRRISTNSGSLASASCTNAVPLLHRLVPAQGSTAGGIEVTLLGSNFKQGLIVKFGDNIALSSQCWNSTTIVTYLPPSATTGQVLVTIADPMAPQQPVPNYTRGPFFTYIDDSDKQIIELALQIVGFKMNGKLDDPRNIARQIVDSTNSQSATLDGHSSNQSMYTQNHTNVNVMGTQDLLVKIIEKAVDLNFAVMDAKGRTLLHYAALKKHKRIVELLVQKSGGVLATREDSFGFLPLHFASVGGDSEIINLLSKFNGANRKAGNGMTPNSLYFINHELNMDDSESSCDEFTETESSVSEAESLEEDRVTEAQEENAESNPSLYSRLMSRFGEDLLPRYDDLFPKNSLDDPKSAKIEPAGTSEQEQSISQLGDYETDSESRENEDDDESYEHLLMFHKEVNFENDKMLLYFWIPLMLLSSTWVTLYLWGANDSWVHWLNDQIAKYARILLTSFLLGRERMRSSIKSHFSNFQPSRILKDFSRSLDDMLVT, from the coding sequence ATGTTGCATGAGACTGCTGCTACAAATACTAATAATGCCCCACTGGAGACAGATTTGGACTGTGTTTTGGACGAGTTTTTAGGAGAATTTTTATACTTATCGAGGGACTCCGAGAGGGGTGAACTGCTAAACTTGACGAATTCTAACGAGGATGACGGGAGTGTTAGTGGGACTACTGCTGTGCCTTCCTTTTACGAGTCCCTCTCATTTAGGAAAGCGGTCTCGATTAAGACAAGCGCGCCGACAGATCAGTCAAAGGTTGCTCAAATAAACGAGCAGCACTTGTCCGTCCAAATGACGACGTCCAACCTACCGTCGTATTCAAGAGTTGAAAACCAAATTAAACTTGATGTTAAACTTGTTTCTAATACGGGAGAGTTAGCAGATAAGTTGTACGCTTATTTGCCCGCGGACTGTATCGCCAAGGAAAAATTCTACTTGGATGAGAGTAACGTCCCAACAAAGGTCAAAAAATCAGTGCTTTATGTGGAGGCGTTCTTACTCACGTACCCGAGCGAGAAGGCAACGTACGTTTGTGACAGGTGTGTGCAGAGAGAACAGAGACGAGCGTCACGGAGAAAGTCCGGGCTGTGCGATAACGTCGCATGGTGTGCGAACCCAAACAGAAGTGCAgtcatcttcaacaacaaacaacTCCTCAAGTTGGAGTCCAGTGGACCAAATGAAATCAACTTCCAGTTGAACACGAGGATTGTCTGCTACTGCAGGCATCATAAAAGCCCCCTGGGATTTCACATTTTGTTCCTGATCAGAGACTGCAATCAGAACATCATCGCTAAGCATACAACGACACCAATCATTATCATGGACAAGAAGACACCTACTCGAGCACCTACAGGAGAAAAGCAGTCGTTTTTCGATCACAAAGGGACACTCCGACCGCAGGTTCGCAGCTGCAAAACCCCAAACGACTACCCGGACTCAATATCCATGCCGTTCCACAACTCTATTCCGTCGCCCACTTCGCAAAGCGACGATAACCTTTACGCGGATAACTTACGTGCCATCGATATCAATACTATTGACAGCAACTGGAACGACTACCATTCGCATTTAGGCTCTAATAAAAACAACATAATATCCCCAGTTAGTGAAATCAATACCGTGGCAAAGGGCACAACTGGTCTGGAGCTACCAATTGCATCTGCCGAGcccttgaagaagaggaagaaaacatATTCTGCATCTCCAGTGTCATCCGTGTCATCTGTAACCTCAGAACCACTGTCGCGTCGCATATCAACGAACAGTGGATCCCTCGCTTCTGCATCGTGCACAAATGCTGTCCCTTTGCTCCATCGTCTTGTCCCTGCACAAGGCTCAACCGCGGGAGGCATTGAAGTCACACTCCTAGGGtccaacttcaaacaagGCCTTATAGTCAAGTTTGGCGATAACATCGCGCTATCCAGCCAATGCTGGAATTCCACCACAATTGTAACATATCTTCCACCATCTGCAACGACGGGCCAAGTCTTGGTCACCATAGCTGACCCCATGGCACCTCAACAACCTGTCCCCAATTATACGAGAGGCCCATTTTTTACCTACATTGACGACTCAGATAAACAAATTATTGAGTTAGCATTACAGATAGTAGGGTTTAAGATGAACGGGAAACTAGATGATCCAAGAAATATCGCGAGACAGATTGTGGATAGCACAAATTCACAATCCGCCACCCTTGATGGACACTCATCAAACCAAAGCATGTATACCCAAAATCACACAAACGTCAACGTAATGGGGACGCAAGACCTCCTAGTAAAGATTATTGAAAAGGCTGTTGACTTAAATTTTGCCGTCATGGATGCGAAAGGTAGAACGCTTTTGCATTATGCCGCATTGAAAAAGCATAAAAGAATAGTGGAACTATTAGTACAGAAGAGCGGTGGGGTCCTAGCCACAAGAGAGGATTCCTTTGGGTTCTTACCGCTTCATTTTGCATCCGTAGGTGGTGATTCAGAGATCATCAATTTGTTGAGTAAGTTCAACGGTGCGAATAGAAAGGCCGGGAATGGTATGACGCCCAATAGTTTATATTTCATAAACCATGAGCTGAATATGGATGATAGTGAGAGTTCTTGTGACGAATTCACTGAAACAGAGAGTTCGGTATCTGAAGCGGAGTCACTAGAGGAAGACCGAGTTACAGAGGCACAAGAGGAAAATGCCGAATCTAACCCATCTTTGTATTCCAGGTTAATGAGTCGGTTTGGTGAAGATCTGCTGCCCAGGTATGACGATTTGTTCCCGAAAAACTCACTGGATGATCCAAAAAGCGCAAAAATAGAGCCCGCGGGCActtctgaacaagaacaatcCATTTCACAATTAGGCGACTACGAAACAGACTCAGAAAGCAGAGAaaatgaggatgatgatgaatcaTATGAGCATTTACTGATGTTCCATAAGGAGGTCAACTTCGAAAATGACAAAATGCTGTTATACTTCTGGATTCCTCTAATGCTTTTATCGTCGACGTGGGTTACGCTGTACTTGTGGGGGGCCAATGATAGTTGGGTGCATTGGTTGAATGACCAAATTGCCAAGTACGCGAGAATTTTGCTGACCTCGTTTTTGTTAGGTAGAGAGAGAATGAGAAGCTCTATCAAATCTCACTTCTCCAATTTTCAGCCGTCAAGAATCTTGAAGGACTTTTCAAGATCTTTGGACGATATGTTAGTAACGTAA
- the RAM2 gene encoding bifunctional protein farnesyltransferase/protein geranylgeranyltransferase (similar to Saccharomyces cerevisiae RAM2 (YKL019W); ancestral locus Anc_2.661), which yields MTDCYDEFNLEDYADVEPLPIVTGLKDELCQIMYSEEYKQLMGLMRAFLSSNELTPRAMRLTARVIAVAPAFYTAWNYRFNIVVAIAKDRLDQEFQWLDEVTLNNPKNYQIWSYRQALVENLGQDLTLRGDLPIMDMMLDDDTKNYHVWSYRKWAVLHFKDFTHELSFVDKLIDRDVYNNSAWNHRMFYMKNVSPDDRTIDEEITYTKNKIELVPQNISSWNYLRGLYDHFKPETGHKGELLKFAGGFIDALDLNATADSAESLPEIESSYALEFLASEYATEGQLQRAKNAYQCLALKYDPIRGSFWNYKITTLEA from the coding sequence ATGACGGACTGTTACGATGAATTCAATCTCGAAGATTACGCAGATGTGGAGCCCTTGCCCATTGTCACTGGGCTGAAGGACGAGTTGTGCCAGATCATGTACTCTGAGGAGTACAAGCAGCTGATGGGGCTGATGCGGGCATTCTTGAGCAGTAATGAACTCACACCAAGGGCCATGCGGCTCACCGCAAGGGTTATCGCCGTCGCACCTGCTTTCTACACGGCCTGGAACTATCGTTTCAACATTGTGGTTGCGATTGCAAAAGACCGACTAGACCAAGAGTTCCAGTGGCTGGACGAGGTGACGTTGAATAACCCCAAAAACTACCAGATATGGTCATACAGACAAGCGTTGGTGGAGAATCTGGGGCAGGACCTGACGCTGAGGGGCGACTTGCCCATCATGGACATGATGCTCGACGACGACACAAAGAACTATCATGTCTGGTCGTACCGGAAGTGGGCTGTCCTACATTTCAAAGACTTCACACACGAACTATCCTTCGTGGACAAGCTCATCGATAGAGACGTTTACAACAACAGCGCCTGGAACCACAGAATGTTCTACATGAAAAACGTATCGCCGGACGACCGTACCATCGACGAGGAGATCACTTACACTAAAAATAAAATCGAGTTGGTCCCACAAAATATTAGCTCATGGAACTACTTGCGCGGCCTATATGACCACTTCAAGCCGGAGACGGGTCACAAAGGTGAACTCTTAAAGTTTGCCGGTGGATTTATCGACGCTCTCGACTTGAACGCTACGGCTGACTCTGCAGAGTCATTGCCAGAAATCGAATCATCGTATGCACTGGAATTTCTCGCCTCAGAGTATGCCACAGAGGGACAATTGCAACGGGCCAAGAATGCCTACCAGTGTCTGGCGTTAAAATATGACCCGATACGGGGGAGTTTCTGGAACTATAAGATCACCACCTTGGAGGCGTGA
- the MCO12 gene encoding Mco12p (similar to Saccharomyces cerevisiae YKL018C-A; ancestral locus Anc_2.658), translating to MSLGGIVHFGIDMTLVAIVLSAVRRNTGYVFAYENYSWAKLIYGYLGFGEFCYKCITKYVTGSNLFRKQLKDQDRFMDDVEEVEDDVELHKKRRRSSRVSRAMFARN from the coding sequence ATGAGTTTGGGTGGAATAGTTCATTTTGGGATTGACATGACCCTTGTGGCCATCGTCTTGTCTGCGGTGAGAAGGAACACCGGTTACGTTTTTGCATACGAGAACTACAGTTGGGCAAAGCTAATCTACGGGTATCTAGGATTTGGGGAATTCTGCTACAAATGCATCACAAAATATGTGACCGGCTCTAATCTGTTTAGAAAGCAGCTTAAAGACCAGGATCGTTTCATGGACGACGTAGAGGAGGTCGAGGATGACGTGGAGTTGcataaaaaaagaagaagaagcagtcGAGTCAGCCGCGCAATGTTTGCACGAAATTGA
- the SWD2 gene encoding WD-repeat containing protein SWD2 (similar to Saccharomyces cerevisiae SWD2 (YKL018W); ancestral locus Anc_2.657): MSISISRETLLKYKGVKTFRLQEKEVSPITSLNFDDHGKYLLTAAANDNMHLYDTVSCKFLNTIGSKKYGCHSAKFTHAQNECIYSSTMKSFDIRHLNLETNQYLRYFTGHGALVHDVQMSPLNDTFLSASYDESVRLWDLRSSKAQAIVPSVLPNCIAYDPSGLVFALGNPESMEIGLYNLKQLVKGPFLTIKLEHMNKSWNKLEFSNDGKYLLVGSSYGKQLVLDAFSGDTLFELVGTRSFPPREFMDNGSACFTPDGRFTLATSYDGKIAVWNHSESISNKTLKPIASITAAPDSCPRSIAFNPKYSMFVTADENVDFYVYDNN; the protein is encoded by the coding sequence ATGTCTATTTCGATATCCCGTGAAACGCTTTTGAAATACAAAGGAGTTAAGACTTTCAGGTTGCAAGAGAAGGAAGTATCTCCAATAACATCACTAAATTTCGACGACCATGGGAAGTACCTGCTGACTGCTGCAGCCAACGATAACATGCATCTTTACGACACGGTGAGCTgcaaatttttgaacacCATTGGCTCCAAGAAATACGGGTGCCATTCGGCAAAGTTTACCCACGCCCAAAATGAATGCATCTATTCGTCTACTATGAAGTCATTTGATATCAGACATCTGAACTTGGAAACCAACCAGTATCTGCGGTACTTTACTGGACACGGTGCTCTTGTACACGATGTGCAAATGTCTCCCTTGAATGACACTTTCCTCTCCGCTTCTTACGATGAGTCCGTAAGACTTTGGGACCTTCGGTCATCTAAGGCACAGGCGATCGTCCCGAGCGTATTGCCCAATTGCATAGCTTACGATCCTTCAGGGCTGGTTTTTGCTTTGGGGAACCCCGAATCTATGGAGATCGGACTATAtaatttgaaacagttaGTCAAGGGTCCATTTCTAACGATAAAACTTGAACACATGAATAAAAGTTGGAACAAGCTTGAGTTCTCGAACGACGGGAAGTATTTGCTAGTAGGATCTTCCTACGGGAAACAATTAGTACTAGATGCATTCTCCGGCGACACTCTTTTCGAATTGGTCGGAACGAGGTCTTTCCCTCCAAGAGAGTTTATGGACAATGGGTCCGCATGTTTCACCCCCGACGGGAGGTTCACTTTGGCTACTAGCTATGACGGGAAGATTGCAGTTTGGAATCACTCAGAATCAATAAGCAATAAAACGTTGAAACCGATTGCATCTATCACGGCAGCACCGGACTCGTGTCCACGTTCAATTGCGTTTAACCCTAAATATTCTATGTTCGTCACTGCTGATGAAAACGTGGACTTCTACGTATATGACAATAATTAA